A single Phragmites australis chromosome 4, lpPhrAust1.1, whole genome shotgun sequence DNA region contains:
- the LOC133914277 gene encoding uncharacterized protein LOC133914277: protein MAEMVGSMVAGEVVNRTSSFLISKHRERLTTREGIERLEMAHIKMEAALEVFSRWQVTDMSLLLWRRKLRRAADDCDVALHRWKLRELEEEAARERLALAPFPRRVAVAVLSFISALLVLARGSDESSRACAAVQRFERLANGAAEFLRYVEFSSPRKCSLFSPVVRKLGKHVNCDMLQQGARHSFLRVRSESPAEGWVESKPCYAYENRRASGEKMLPV from the coding sequence ATGGCGGAGATGGTCGGCTCCATGGTCGCCGGTGAGGTTGTCAACCGGACTTCCTCCTTTCTCATCAGCAAGCACCGGGAGAGACTAACGACGCGAGAAGGCATCGAGAGGCTGGAGATGGCGCACATCAAGATGGAGGCCGCGCTGGAGGTGTTCAGCCGGTGGCAGGTCACCGACATGTCCCTTCTCCTCTGGCGGCGGAAGCTGAGACGCGCCGCAGACGACTGCGATGTCGCGCTGCACCGGTGGAAGCTGCgggagctggaggaggaggcagccagGGAGAGGCTGGCGCTGGCGCCCTTCCCTAGGCGGGTCGCTGTCGCGGTCTTGTCGTTCATCTCGGCTCTCCTAGTGCTGGCCCGTGGCAGCGACGAGTCCTCCCGTGCCTGTGCTGCCGTTCAGAGGTTTGAGAGGCTGGCCAATGGCGCCGCCGAGTTTCTGAGATACGTGGAGTTCAGCAGCCCGCGGAAGTGCAGCTTGTTCAGCCCTGTCGTTCGGAAGCTTGGTAAACATGTGAACTGCGATATGTTGCAGCAGGGAGCCCGGCACAGTTTCCTGCGCGTTCGATCCGAAAGTCCGGCAGAGGGTTGGGTAGAAAGCAAGCCTTGCTATGCTTACGAGAATCGTCGGGCGTCCGGGGAAAAAATGTTACCGGTATGA